The Culex pipiens pallens isolate TS chromosome 2, TS_CPP_V2, whole genome shotgun sequence DNA window CGTGAGTGAGTGTAGCGATCCGAAGATAAGGGGGGTTATTGGATCGCTGCCGTCGCTGTCGATGTCGGCGGGGATCTTGGTGATGTATGTGCTCGGGAAGTACCTCGAGTGGCGGATATTGGCGTGGGTTTGCTGTGGAATCGCTTGTAAGGATCTCATGGTTGGGAGAGGGACAGTATTGATCTGATTCTTGGTACATTTCAGGCTTTCTGTTTGTCGCGGTCATCTGCTTTCCTCAATCTCCAGTGTGGTTGAAGACGAAGAAGCGATACGAGAAAGCTCACAACTCTGCAAAGTGGCTGCATCTACAGGGATTCACCTTTGATCCCAAAGCTCAAGAGATTCAGAAGGCCGTCGGAAATGGACATGCAGTAGAGAAGTATGTCTAAAGAATTCATGATCTTTCCAAAACTTAAATGCATTAAACTTATTCCAGACAAGAAAGTCCGTTCTCCAAGTCGGCCCTCTTCCGTCGAGAGGTCCTGTTGCCGCTGGGTATCGGACTGGCACTACTCTCGATCCAGCAACTCAGTGGAATCGACGCTGTAATCTTCTTCACGGTGGAAATCTTCCGTTCGGCGGGTAGCTCTATGGATGGTCATTTGGCCACCATCATCGTGGGGGCCGTCCAGGTGGCCAGCAATTTCTCCTCCCTATTCGTGGTCGATCGAGCCGGTCGTAAACCACTGTTGATCACCTCCGGAGTGATCATGTCCCTGGCAATGGCTTCCATGGGAGGGGCTTTCCACCTCAACTCCATTGGAAATACTTGCTTTGGGTTTGTATTTGTTGGAGGTTTGCAGTCAACAGGTCTTAAAATGTCCATCTCTTCCACAGCTATCTCCCCCTAGTGAGTCTGATCATCTTCATGATCGGATTCTCTGTCGGCTTCGGTTGCATTCCATTCCTCCTAATGGGCGAACTGTTCCCGACGGCCCAGCGAAGTCTGCTGAGTTCCCTCGCCGGATCGTTCAACCTGGCGGTGATGTTTGCCGTCATCAAAACTTATCATCCCCTTGAAGATGTACAGGACATCCAAATCTTCACCGAAAACATTGTTCTAATCAGTAACCCCTTTCTACCAACAGGCCATCACAACGTCCGGCACGTTCTGGATGTACAGTGTGCTGTGCGCAATCGGGGTGATCTTTGTGATAGCTTGCGTGCCGGAAACCAAGGGCCGTGATCTGGAGAGCATACACAAGCTGTTCGAGAAGCGGGACGGTAGCAGTGGGGGAGACCACGTGGAGGCAGCGGTTCCGACGGCGACCACGACGACGGCAAGCAAGCTGGGACACGTAAATACCGCCATGAGTACGGCGGATGAGATTGTGTCCTGCGATAAGGTGGACACCAAGTTGTAGGGGAAATAGATTGTTTTAATTTAagtgtttgagttttttttagagaaCTTGAAGGAAAATTCtattatttcaaaactttttcattGGGAGGGTGGGAGACTTTATTTCCTTTTGTTGTATCGCGCATAGCGCTCTCtatttattacaaaaatttgaactttttatatGAATTGCAGTTTAaacattcaaccattttttggCTGAAACCTGACATTCTCggcactaaaaaaatcttctaaacGAGTAGTTAGAGCGGATGTATGTCTGCTTCAGGGTAATAATTTTCTTTGAGATATGTCAAgcgcttgaaaaaaatattttaagacgcaaatttcaaaatatgagAGGTAACTTTCTGAActgtgttttctttttttaagctgaaaaacgaaactattggcactacgccccccggggcatggccttcctctaacgtgggatttctgctccagcgcctctgacgagacaggagaaaccgggaccgacgttttacttcaccatccgatagaagctcagtggataaggcgggaatcgaacccgcgtctcatagcatcatcgggatcggcagccgaagccgctttTTTTAAGCTggtttgggccaaattgagttaagaacgccattttgtacaggtcacaatgcctcaccctttgaccttcacagatccccacaattctatttcaatcctgagagattcaagaaaaaccgaaaaatctccgtgcatttttgtcactttccatataaaagtagtttcaatcttgtcgtgctatcttgtcactccctgaaaattgatgtaagtgcaacaactggccaaagggatttcaggtcagaatgcgtttgacgcatGTACATGTTAGacaaccgtaaacatttgtaattataactcgggactccggcaaccaaattcaactaaatttcggggcagtgcacagaatggtcaaccaaacaaagcgtatttgttattgtttacattgcgtgctcttgtttttgtttattcaaggtcaaatattaaaacacgtttttctcggaacgtcaaaaagcgacgtacaacaaattagcacgacggcgtcgatATTATGTTTTCATGAAATAGCAATTTAACATCTTGTGTGATTGGCTGGTTCATACAGATAGAGTGTTCCTTGGaaatatttctttttcatttaggccgctgccaatttttttttaaagttcatgttgatcaaaaaattccttcagtaggtacagattttttaattttcacatatcatttttgtaggacagctgccaaatttgcatggaaaattatatggataaaataatgatgcaaaatggcttcttcgagcataccgaaggcaccaaaaaagtttcagccggattaaaaaacacaaaaaatgaatgaccaaaatctcagagaattgctcagaagtcaaattaactgaaaacaatgtaaaatgcatttttctgcattgataaacatatttagcatgtttgggctggatttaaaatattttaaatttttatgaaattccaatgcattgtaccgcaaaaacttttttttcgcaaaaaataaaattttcgtcaatacttggttatttggaaactaatgattgcaaaacaactgtacaggtgtaaaatgcattttaaaacacaattttcattcaaatgttgaaaccatgactcgtaaattcaattttgaaacttttttatttttaccacTTATGAAGCAACGGCTACAATAGGGATATCAGACTAatgcaaatatattttaaagtttttgtccttcgACTATGTTCAAGgtcgtggggggggggggatacaAAATGTAGGGACCATggatggatggtcccataataagttaaattatgaaacccatagtttcaacatttgagtaaaaattgGTTTCAGGATGCATTTTACACCACTtaagttgttttacaatcattagtttacaaaaattaaggtcttacaaaaaaatgaaattagcgGAAAAAACACTTTTGGCGATACTATAAATCtcaaattcactaaaattaaaaaaaattaatgaataaaCTCAATTACAGATGATTACAGACGATTGCTCTTAAAttgactttgaaattttaatgatttaaaaaatgttttgcttttaattttcatgcatttttctCTTAGAGTCGAAACAAAAATCTATCGAATAAGACTGT harbors:
- the LOC120431887 gene encoding facilitated trehalose transporter Tret1-2 homolog → MAEDGATMEPEWKITMAALKQTLLSISVSLSYFCIGLVRGYSAPAVPSMHEVNPGLLPDKNIASWVSSIPPFGAFFGSLVAFPLMHKIGRKYTVMLTSPVWVTSWILIATADHWKVLLMARMLSGFGAGLTLPSAQIYVSECSDPKIRGVIGSLPSLSMSAGILVMYVLGKYLEWRILAWVCCGIACFLFVAVICFPQSPVWLKTKKRYEKAHNSAKWLHLQGFTFDPKAQEIQKAVGNGHAVEKQESPFSKSALFRREVLLPLGIGLALLSIQQLSGIDAVIFFTVEIFRSAGSSMDGHLATIIVGAVQVASNFSSLFVVDRAGRKPLLITSGVIMSLAMASMGGAFHLNSIGNTCFGYLPLVSLIIFMIGFSVGFGCIPFLLMGELFPTAQRSLLSSLAGSFNLAVMFAVIKTYHPLEDAITTSGTFWMYSVLCAIGVIFVIACVPETKGRDLESIHKLFEKRDGSSGGDHVEAAVPTATTTTASKLGHVNTAMSTADEIVSCDKVDTKL